One window of Phycisphaeraceae bacterium genomic DNA carries:
- a CDS encoding STAS domain-containing protein, translating to MASEESRLRISHANDVTEVSFVDRNILDEANIQSIRDQISSIVASQERPKLLINFQNVDHLSSAALGALIRIRSEILEKEGELRLAEIDSQIYDVFVITQLHTLFQIHQSADEARASF from the coding sequence ATGGCGTCAGAAGAGTCACGGCTGCGGATCTCACACGCGAACGATGTGACGGAAGTCTCGTTCGTTGATCGGAACATCCTTGATGAGGCCAACATCCAATCGATACGAGATCAGATCTCGTCGATCGTTGCCAGTCAGGAGAGACCGAAGCTACTTATCAACTTCCAGAATGTAGATCATCTCTCGTCTGCGGCACTCGGTGCCTTGATCCGTATTCGCTCGGAGATTCTGGAGAAGGAAGGCGAACTGCGTCTTGCAGAAATCGATTCGCAGATCTACGACGTCTTTGTCATTACCCAGCTTCACACACTGTTCCAGATTCACCAGTCAGCGGATGAAGCGAGGGCGAGTTTCTAA
- the iscU gene encoding Fe-S cluster assembly scaffold IscU, with amino-acid sequence MAYGPKVIDHYENPRNVGTFGTQKEIAERKDIGVGLVGAPECGDVMQLQIKVNDETGKIEDAKFKCFGCGSAIASSSLATEWLKGKTVDEGLEIKNTQIVQELSLPPVKIHCSVLAEDAIRKAIADYKNKQGAEKAAAANA; translated from the coding sequence ATGGCGTATGGACCAAAGGTAATCGACCACTACGAGAATCCGCGCAACGTCGGCACGTTCGGCACGCAGAAGGAGATCGCAGAGCGCAAGGACATTGGCGTCGGGCTGGTCGGCGCGCCCGAGTGCGGCGATGTGATGCAGCTTCAAATCAAGGTCAACGACGAGACCGGCAAGATCGAGGATGCGAAGTTCAAGTGCTTCGGGTGTGGCTCGGCGATCGCATCAAGCTCACTCGCGACGGAATGGCTCAAGGGCAAGACTGTTGACGAGGGGCTTGAGATCAAGAACACGCAGATCGTGCAGGAGCTCAGCCTCCCGCCGGTGAAGATCCACTGCTCTGTACTTGCAGAGGATGCGATCAGGAAGGCAATTGCTGATTACAAGAACAAGCAAGGCGCAGAGAAAGCTGCGGCTGCGAACGCCTGA
- a CDS encoding type III pantothenate kinase, translating into MADNSKASSQTQPVLLAVAVGNTRTAAGVFIGNQLDRSERWVNAETPNPADRLADLVSRSGTRAAAVASVNEPVAKTVCDALGTLLPADPGVFRIGTDLPIEIPHNLKDASTVGQDRLLCALGAYSRARQACIVVDTGTAVTINFVDGEGTFHGGAILPGLGMMLRSLHTSTAAIPDISPCHEPDAATPWGRDTADAIAVGVRAAIVGAVHELVMKYAEHYEGYPQVVATGGDAVRLFSNDDVVEHIVPDLQLLGIKAVCDVALAGEEEVSS; encoded by the coding sequence ATGGCTGACAACTCCAAAGCGTCATCACAGACCCAACCAGTGCTGCTCGCTGTGGCAGTGGGAAACACCCGCACTGCTGCTGGTGTTTTTATCGGCAATCAACTCGATCGTTCCGAACGATGGGTAAATGCTGAAACACCCAACCCCGCCGACCGACTCGCCGACCTGGTTTCAAGGTCTGGCACACGAGCCGCCGCAGTCGCATCGGTGAATGAACCCGTTGCAAAGACTGTCTGCGATGCGCTTGGCACACTGCTCCCAGCAGACCCGGGCGTATTTCGGATTGGTACCGATCTGCCCATCGAGATACCCCACAATCTGAAGGATGCATCGACAGTCGGGCAGGATCGGCTGCTCTGCGCACTCGGCGCATACTCACGAGCACGTCAGGCGTGCATTGTTGTCGACACCGGTACTGCGGTCACTATCAACTTTGTTGATGGCGAGGGCACATTCCATGGTGGTGCAATCCTGCCGGGACTGGGCATGATGCTGCGATCACTCCACACGAGCACCGCGGCAATCCCAGACATCAGCCCATGCCATGAGCCCGACGCAGCAACACCGTGGGGTAGGGACACGGCCGATGCGATTGCAGTCGGCGTACGTGCTGCCATTGTCGGTGCCGTCCACGAACTCGTCATGAAGTATGCTGAGCATTACGAGGGGTACCCGCAGGTCGTTGCAACCGGTGGCGACGCTGTGCGGTTGTTCTCAAATGACGATGTGGTCGAGCACATCGTGCCCGACCTGCAACTGCTTGGTATCAAAGCGGTGTGCGATGTCGCGCTGGCGGGGGAAGAGGAAGTTTCGTCGTAA
- a CDS encoding 4a-hydroxytetrahydrobiopterin dehydratase, with protein sequence MTQALDKLDDKAIQSALDERADWDEISGVIRRTYAFDDFVQAMVFVNRIADEAERVQHHPDILIRYNKVTLSLSTHDANGITMKDFAFADAADKLNEFESAN encoded by the coding sequence ATGACCCAGGCACTCGACAAACTCGATGACAAGGCAATCCAGTCCGCGCTGGATGAGCGTGCAGACTGGGACGAGATTTCAGGCGTGATCCGCCGAACATACGCGTTCGATGACTTTGTCCAGGCGATGGTGTTTGTCAACCGGATTGCAGATGAAGCGGAGCGAGTCCAGCATCATCCCGACATTCTCATCAGGTACAACAAGGTTACATTGTCGCTCTCAACGCATGATGCAAACGGCATCACCATGAAGGACTTTGCATTTGCGGATGCTGCAGACAAGCTGAATGAGTTTGAATCTGCAAACTGA
- a CDS encoding IscS subfamily cysteine desulfurase, which produces MSADTSRHIYLDHAATTPCDPRVVEAMLPYFTDKFGNSGSRNHAFGWEAEDAIEHARKQVATVIGADPKEVIFTSGSTESNNIAIKGAAYMYAKAPAGSDKRGQIITAMHEHKAVLDPCKRLQREGFDVTYIEPGEDGLITAELVKNAMRDDTILVSIMWANNEIGTINEIPQIGALCKERGVLLHTDATQWVGKMPTNVEKDNVDLLSLSGHKIYGPKGVGALYVRRRKPRVRLQALVDGGGQERNFRSGTLNTTGIVGLGKACEIAAAEMDVERERLFKLRQKIENELTSKLDVVKVNGHPDKRLANITNISFGFVEGEGLMMALARSVAKHPLAVSSGSACTSASLEPSYVLKALGVGDELAHSSLRISLGRWNTEEEVDYAIAEIVDAVSRLRELSPLYDMHQEGIDISKIEWQAH; this is translated from the coding sequence ATGAGCGCAGACACATCAAGGCATATCTATCTCGACCACGCAGCAACCACGCCGTGCGATCCGCGCGTGGTGGAGGCCATGCTCCCGTACTTCACGGACAAGTTCGGCAACTCCGGCTCGCGCAATCACGCATTCGGCTGGGAGGCTGAGGACGCGATCGAGCATGCGCGCAAGCAGGTCGCGACAGTCATCGGCGCCGATCCAAAGGAAGTGATCTTCACATCGGGATCGACCGAGTCGAACAACATCGCGATCAAGGGTGCTGCGTACATGTACGCCAAAGCGCCCGCGGGCAGCGACAAGCGCGGACAGATTATCACAGCGATGCACGAGCACAAGGCTGTGCTTGATCCGTGCAAGCGTCTGCAGCGTGAAGGGTTTGATGTCACCTATATCGAGCCGGGCGAAGATGGACTCATCACTGCGGAACTCGTCAAGAACGCAATGCGCGACGACACGATCCTTGTCTCGATCATGTGGGCGAACAACGAGATCGGTACGATCAACGAGATCCCGCAGATCGGTGCGCTGTGCAAGGAGAGGGGCGTGCTCCTTCACACCGACGCGACGCAGTGGGTCGGAAAGATGCCCACGAATGTCGAGAAGGATAACGTCGATCTGCTCTCACTCAGCGGGCACAAGATCTACGGCCCGAAGGGTGTTGGTGCGCTGTATGTTCGCAGACGCAAGCCGCGCGTGCGATTGCAGGCGTTGGTCGATGGTGGCGGTCAGGAACGCAACTTCCGTTCGGGCACACTAAACACGACGGGCATTGTCGGTCTGGGCAAGGCTTGTGAGATCGCCGCAGCGGAGATGGATGTCGAACGTGAGCGGTTGTTCAAACTCCGCCAGAAAATCGAGAACGAGCTCACATCGAAGCTCGATGTCGTGAAGGTCAACGGCCATCCTGACAAGCGTCTTGCGAACATCACAAACATCTCGTTCGGATTTGTCGAGGGTGAGGGACTGATGATGGCGCTCGCCCGCTCGGTTGCGAAGCATCCGCTGGCGGTTTCCAGTGGGTCGGCGTGCACCAGCGCATCACTCGAGCCCAGCTACGTCCTCAAGGCTCTGGGCGTGGGGGATGAACTGGCACACTCTTCGCTGCGTATAAGCCTTGGCAGATGGAACACGGAAGAAGAAGTCGATTATGCGATTGCTGAGATCGTTGATGCGGTCTCCCGCCTGCGTGAGTTGTCGCCGCTGTACGACATGCACCAGGAAGGGATCGATATATCGAAGATCGAGTGGCAAGCGCACTAG
- a CDS encoding ATP-binding protein, protein MAETPGQDSRFERHGECITLLLENDRAQIDAAREQLVEDISRAGFDDSSTFAIRLAFEETVSNAFRHGHKQLDPSVPVRVEYQVIPGRVVLTVEDQGPGFDPANVSDPTAPENVELPGGRGLLLIRAYMAEVEYNDTGNRVTMVYTGKPATS, encoded by the coding sequence ATGGCGGAAACACCCGGCCAAGACAGCAGATTTGAGAGGCACGGTGAGTGTATCACGCTGCTTCTGGAAAACGATCGTGCGCAGATAGATGCTGCTCGCGAGCAGCTCGTGGAAGATATTTCTCGCGCTGGGTTTGATGACTCAAGCACATTTGCCATCAGGCTCGCGTTTGAGGAAACAGTGTCAAATGCCTTCCGTCATGGGCACAAGCAACTCGATCCATCGGTGCCGGTTCGTGTTGAGTATCAAGTTATACCCGGACGTGTTGTGCTGACCGTTGAAGATCAGGGACCGGGATTCGATCCTGCAAATGTATCAGACCCAACCGCGCCCGAAAACGTGGAACTCCCCGGCGGGCGCGGGCTGCTGCTCATTCGGGCATACATGGCCGAGGTCGAGTATAACGATACGGGAAATCGCGTTACCATGGTCTACACAGGCAAACCTGCCACCTCTTGA